From Populus trichocarpa isolate Nisqually-1 chromosome 19, P.trichocarpa_v4.1, whole genome shotgun sequence, a single genomic window includes:
- the LOC7469854 gene encoding uncharacterized protein LOC7469854 isoform X2, with protein sequence MLQQYNTSRTELLLHDQQQFLTLRLHTFPVNLMAYIPPHKRQSKDVRRASPIPETPHPQFQRNMNLRASTSRKDKSGKIVYADHAISKWFAVGLDDDGQFPPYIHLEPISLEYVERKIGEKPLVLVNSIVTEEDSKLVRNCSRSPWEIIAENVQQELLSSFEILRNEMDDQGSEKVKPTLVARLGKIIFHGSHSMGLESVNKIQVEEAILRQLRRSLHTDIPPSYMENIIDGVVSEIGVDFLVEKDSYTVKLSDNTRPDATVLCKCIVLENKKLHLHKVKLNHVRQMVIDVSCLDKNLDLRLMLCTSRIVTALTDEEMNSLRDLINSAVLDSDMKGGLRWPLGEEASSCGRYSVIGVWHRVTKAYKSSSFRLKARDADGYDFRTGTGETLREIYLKLKRIVSEIQEPGAEGDSISKMLEDSLRLIWDKFLCC encoded by the exons GCTACATACGTTTCCTGTAAATTTGATGGCTTACATTCCTCCACACAAGCGGCAGTCCAAGGATGTGAGAAGGGCATCCCCGATTCCAGAGACACCGCACCCTCAGTTTCAAAGAAATATGAATTTGAGAGCATCCACTTCTCGTAAAGATAAGAGTGGAAAGATTGTTTATGCAGACCATGCCATATCTAAATGGTTTGCTGTTGGCTTGGATGATGATGGCCAGTTTCCTCCTTACATTCATCTCGAGCCGATTTCCTTGGAATATGTTGAGCGTAAAATTGGAGAAAAGCCTCTTGTCTTGGTGAATAGCATTGTAACTGAAG AGGATAGCAAACTGGTAAGGAATTGCTCCAGAAGTCCATGGGAAATTATAGCGGAAAATGTACAGCAAGAACTACTCTCTTCTTTCGAAATCTTGAGGAATGAAATGGATGATCAGGGTTCTGAAAAAGTAAAGCCAACATTGGTTGCTCGATtgggaaaaattatttttcatgg GAGCCATTCAATGGGACTAGAAAGTGTCAATAAAATTCAGGTTGAAGAAGCCATTTTGAGACAACTCAGAAGATCATTGCATACAGATATTCCTCCTTCATATATGGAAAATATTATAGATGGagtggtctcagagattggagTTGATTTTTTGGTGGAGAAAGATAGTTACACTGTAAAG TTGTCTGATAATACACGGCCAGATGCAACTGTTTTATGCAAGTGTATTGTgctggaaaataaaaaacttcaccTCCACAAG GTTAAGCTAAACCATGTGCGCCAGATGGTCATAGATGTATCATGTCTTGATAAGAATCTGGACCTCAGGCTAATGCTTTGCACCAGCAGGATCGTAACAGCTCTAACT GATGAGGAGATGAATAGCCTTAGAGATCTGATCAATTCTGCAGTTCTAGATTCAGATATGAAGGGTGGATTAAGATGGCCTCTGGGGGAGGAGGCATCTTCTTGTGGTAGATACAGTGTCATTGGGGTTTGGCACAGAGTAACCAAAGCCTATAAAAGTTCATCATTTAGGCTGAAAGCAAGAGATGCCGATGGATACGATTTTAGGACTGGAACTGGGGAAACTCTTAGAGAGATTTATCTGAAGTTGAAAAGAATTGTTTCAGAAATACAG GAACCGGGAGCTGAAGGTGATTCAATCTCCAAAATGCTCGAGGACAGCTTAAGACTGATATGGGACAAGTTCTTATGCTGCTAA